The following coding sequences are from one Schizosaccharomyces osmophilus chromosome 1, complete sequence window:
- the str1 gene encoding plasma membrane siderophore-iron transmembrane transporter Str1 — MRLRQFQLPSLFEKRSTDKTSPEDQLEKNNHEESVQQIDGFDTQSGEKDEKLQTADVSTIPSSSAGELAGIVKSEYLNQHWTPVSYYLSYFSIFLMFFALSFQSIAYSSLTSYATSAFNGHSLLGTIGTANNIISAVIKPPLARICDVFGRLEAFCFALLLYFIGLILIATAKNVQTYAGGSVLYNAGYTGLELVMTIFFADSSSMANRSLVVGISYFPFVVTTWTGPIISSNFKSQWRWGIAMWCIILPVCALPFIVCYAYYQYKGWREGAFKDTLTMDIITLFKKLDIIGLILLTAGFSLLLLPISLASYNGDKWRDAKYIVMIVVGGVCIIAFVLYEIYVASFPAIPFDLMREPTIAAACAVSALFYMAFYCWDGYYFSFLQVAHYTSVRAATYIAYTYTFTSSTTGCILGIIIRFHKQFKFYFIFAVPIYILGQGLMIRYRGEQYNRGYLVMTQLLVGIGGGIIANLLVVSVQTVVARKHFAIVTALVLTITPLGGAIGSAISGAIWESVLPKQLQKLLPDDMKDQASTIFGNLTQQLAHPRGSDTREAIIAAYCNVQKILTSVATGFAGAILIPMWFIANPRLNTNTASLFEKARTGLYE; from the coding sequence ATGCGCTTGCGACAATTTCAGCTCCCTTCCTTGTTTGAGAAGCGGTCAACCGACAAAACATCTCCAGAAGATCAATTagagaaaaacaatcatGAAGAAAGTGTTCAGCAAATTGATGGCTTTGATACCCAATCTGGCGAGAAAGACGAAAAACTTCAAACAGCCGACGTCTCCACAATCCCTTCTTCCTCTGCGGGAGAGCTTGCTGGTATCGTCAAATCGGAATACCTCAATCAACACTGGACACCTGTGTCCTACTACTTATCCTACTTCTCCATATTTCTCATGTTTTTCGCCCTGAGTTTTCAGTCGATAGCTTATTCTAGTTTGACTTCTTACGCTACTTCAGCGTTTAATGGTCATTCTTTGCTTGGTACCATCGGTACTGCCAATAATATTATCAGTGCAGTTATCAAGCCACCTCTGGCTCGAATCTGTGATGTTTTTGGTCGTTTGgaagctttttgttttgccCTCCTTCTCTATTTTATCGGCCTCATCCTTATCGCTACAGCCAAGAATGTCCAGACCTATGCTGGTGGTAGTGTTCTTTACAATGCTGGCTACACAGGCCTTGAACTCGTGATGACCATTTTCTTCGCTGATTCTTCGAGTATGGCTAATCGTTCTCTTGTAGTCGGTATCTCctattttccttttgtgGTCACCACGTGGACTGGTCCCATAATTAGTAGCAACTTTAAATCCCAGTGGAGATGGGGAATTGCAATGTGGTGTATTATTCTTCCAGTTTGTGCTCTTCCATTTATCGTATGTTATGCCTATTATCAATACAAAGGTTGGAGAGAAGGTGCTTTTAAGGATACTTTGACTATGGATATTATAACTCTTTTCAAGAAGCTTGATATTATCGGTCTTATTCTTCTGACAGCCGGATTCTCTCTCTTGTTACTCCCAATCTCTTTAGCCAGTTATAATGGTGATAAATGGAGGGACGCAAAGTATATTGTTATGATTGTTGTCGGTGGTGTTTGCATCATAGCTTTCGTGTTATACGAAATTTACGTCGCTAGCTTCCCTGCAATCCCCTTTGACCTAATGCGTGAACCAACCATAGCTGCTGCTTGTGCTGTTTCGGCTCTTTTCTATATGGCTTTCTATTGCTGGGACGGCTATTACTTTAGTTTCTTGCAAGTTGCTCACTATACTTCTGTAAGAGCTGCTACTTACATTGCATACACATATACTTTCACTTCATCTACTACGGGCTGTATCTTGGGAATCATCATTCGCTTTCATAAGCAATTTAAATTCTACTTTATTTTCGCTGTTCCCATCTATATTCTTGGTCAGGGTTTGATGATTCGTTATCGAGGTGAGCAGTATAATCGTGGCTACCTTGTAATGACTCAACTCTTAGTCGGTATTGGTGGTGGTATTATTGCCAATCTTTTAGTCGTGTCTGTTCAAACAGTGGTAGCGAGAAAACATTTCGCTATTGTAACCGCATTAGTATTAACTATCACCCCCCTTGGTGGTGCTATTGGAAGTGCAATTTCTGGTGCTATTTGGGAGAGTGTTTTGCCCAAACAGCTTCAAAAGTTGCTTCCTGATGATATGAAAGACCAGGCATCTACCATTTTCGGCAATCTAACCCAACAATTAGCGCATCCACGAGGCTCTGACACTAGAGAGGCTATTATTGCTGCTTATTGTAATGTACAGAAGATATTGACCAGTGTAGCTACTGGATTTGCTGGCGCCATCCTTATTCCTATGTGGTTCATTGCAAACCCTAGATTAAACACCAACACTGCTagtctttttgaaaaggcAAGAACCGGCCTTTACGAGTAA